The Cohnella abietis genome has a segment encoding these proteins:
- a CDS encoding ABC transporter ATP-binding protein, translating to MTVTDTEIAISLQGIKLQHDKFVLGPLQCEIPRGMVTAIVGPNGSGKSTLFRMLLGLEPIQEGTAEVLGVHLNSNQDDSYKSKIGFLAEGPNSNDNNRSADEIAQFVSYWYPGWDFERYRKLLRHFDVDGSVKFSKLSKGMRRKAELSITLAHEPELLLLDEPSSGLDPFAWKKLLEELQRYMEQGNRTLILATHVMDEIRRLADYILFLYRGRVLGLYEKDRLVDDWRTIVIQQPAANSGLELLQRTPGLQGLTEAGPGVYRLEVNEPEQGEAYCRSCGLQVLAVQRMELEDILSCLIRKEEARR from the coding sequence ATGACGGTAACTGATACGGAAATCGCAATTTCGTTGCAAGGGATTAAGCTTCAACATGATAAATTCGTTCTAGGGCCTCTGCAATGTGAAATCCCTCGCGGAATGGTTACAGCTATCGTGGGTCCTAATGGATCTGGGAAGAGCACCCTGTTCAGAATGCTGCTAGGATTGGAGCCGATCCAAGAGGGAACGGCAGAAGTATTAGGAGTACATCTGAATAGTAATCAAGACGATAGTTATAAATCAAAAATAGGCTTCTTGGCCGAAGGTCCAAATAGTAATGACAATAATCGTAGTGCCGATGAGATAGCCCAATTCGTTTCTTATTGGTATCCCGGTTGGGACTTTGAGCGTTACCGCAAGCTGCTGCGTCATTTTGACGTAGATGGCAGTGTTAAATTTTCTAAGCTATCCAAAGGGATGCGCCGTAAGGCGGAGCTTTCCATCACGTTAGCGCATGAACCGGAATTGCTTTTGTTGGATGAACCCTCATCAGGGCTTGATCCTTTTGCTTGGAAAAAGTTACTTGAAGAGCTGCAACGCTATATGGAGCAGGGAAATCGAACATTGATTCTCGCTACTCATGTTATGGACGAAATTCGGCGATTGGCTGATTACATCCTGTTCCTCTATCGTGGTCGAGTTCTTGGTTTATACGAGAAGGATCGTTTAGTGGACGATTGGCGAACGATAGTCATTCAGCAGCCTGCTGCGAATTCTGGTCTTGAGCTGCTGCAGCGGACACCTGGTCTGCAGGGCTTGACTGAAGCGGGTCCTGGCGTATACCGACTTGAGGTTAATGAACCCGAGCAAGGAGAAGCATATTGTCGTTCTTGTGGGCTTCAGGTGCTGGCTGTCCAGCGTATGGAGCTAGAAGATATATTGAGCTGTTTAATTCGGAAGGAGGAAGCTAGAAGATGA
- a CDS encoding RluA family pseudouridine synthase: MRSNNKTKRPQGGTFNRNQTPPKQFKVTEGGELLLFLLDKLSPQGRNSIKSLLAHGQVSVDDRVEKLYNHPLKPGQIVTIRKDRTTVAPVLVGLKILFEDDDLIVINKDTGLLSIATEKETELTAYRQLTAHVRLHDPKNRIFVLHRLDRDTSGVMIFAKSERVQQKMQDGWKDIVKERMYVALVEGMVKKTQGTISSWLKETSTLKMYSSFTPNDGQHAVTHYKVIQANRNYSLLEVHLETGRKNQIRVHMQDLGHPIASDKKYGSKTKPFSRLGLHARVLAFEHPTSGQVMRFETDIPKQFLSQFREEPK, translated from the coding sequence ATGAGAAGCAACAATAAAACAAAACGTCCCCAAGGCGGGACTTTTAACCGGAATCAAACACCACCGAAGCAATTCAAGGTTACTGAGGGCGGAGAACTGTTACTGTTCTTACTAGACAAGCTCTCGCCTCAAGGACGGAACTCCATTAAATCCTTGCTTGCCCATGGTCAGGTGTCAGTCGATGATCGGGTGGAGAAGCTATACAATCACCCACTCAAGCCAGGACAGATCGTTACTATTCGCAAAGACCGGACAACAGTAGCTCCAGTGCTAGTTGGCCTTAAGATTTTGTTCGAGGACGATGATCTCATCGTTATTAATAAGGATACTGGGCTGCTGTCTATTGCAACTGAAAAAGAAACCGAGCTGACTGCTTACCGCCAGCTAACGGCCCATGTTCGACTGCATGATCCTAAAAATCGCATATTCGTGTTGCATCGTCTAGATCGGGATACGTCTGGTGTCATGATTTTCGCCAAAAGTGAAAGAGTCCAGCAGAAGATGCAGGATGGCTGGAAGGATATCGTGAAGGAACGCATGTATGTCGCGCTCGTTGAAGGAATGGTCAAGAAAACGCAAGGCACGATTTCTTCCTGGCTTAAAGAAACGTCAACGCTAAAAATGTACTCCAGCTTTACACCGAATGATGGCCAGCATGCAGTTACCCACTACAAGGTTATTCAGGCCAACCGTAACTACTCTCTGCTAGAGGTTCATCTGGAAACCGGCCGTAAAAACCAAATCCGCGTCCACATGCAGGATTTAGGGCATCCGATCGCTAGTGATAAGAAATACGGCTCCAAAACAAAGCCATTCTCTAGGCTGGGCCTTCATGCCCGTGTTCTCGCCTTCGAGCACCCAACATCGGGTCAGGTAATGCGTTTCGAGACAGACATTCCTAAGCAATTTCTGAGCCAGTTCCGCGAGGAGCCGAAATAG
- a CDS encoding GntR family transcriptional regulator, translating into MWLPIRIDEQRPEPLYHQIEVQLRGLILGGQLEEGTLLPSLRELAISLKCSAITVRRVYQDLENEGLIRTRQGTGTFVAGVATIAKDEHRLERATEELERAVDAALQLHCKIEELEDIFQTIIQRKAAERKGDIT; encoded by the coding sequence GTGTGGCTGCCGATACGAATAGACGAACAACGGCCTGAGCCGCTCTACCATCAGATAGAAGTGCAGCTTCGCGGGCTCATACTCGGCGGACAGCTTGAGGAAGGAACGTTGCTTCCCTCGCTTCGCGAGCTGGCTATATCGCTCAAGTGCAGTGCTATTACGGTTCGAAGAGTTTATCAGGATTTGGAAAATGAAGGGTTGATCCGAACACGCCAAGGCACGGGAACCTTCGTTGCTGGTGTAGCGACGATTGCAAAGGATGAGCATCGCTTGGAGCGTGCGACTGAGGAGCTTGAACGAGCGGTTGACGCAGCTTTGCAGCTGCATTGTAAGATCGAGGAGCTTGAGGATATTTTTCAGACCATTATTCAGAGAAAAGCAGCTGAAAGGAAGGGGGATATCACATGA
- a CDS encoding right-handed parallel beta-helix repeat-containing protein has product MSGIWDATAFGIEPDTGADVTDRIRLFVQEGLANGAHTFQFKPGRYDIADDKAIHDWEAFMVGQGNWDLNENTDQKNVLIHVDGVERIVLDFHGSSLIFHGLIQPFSFKGCKEVVLRNVFIDWAIPLFAQGEIVSVNSSGMDIQFESEYPVQSGVPIAAMLSYAPESPHPLLGKIDWFHVVESTELIAPQKLRVILKEQARSRMVEKDGRAAPVVGMHLLVRHLMNYKAAFLFYQCDRVVMDRVTIYAVPGMGVIGHGCGDVTMHRLRIARKPGSNRVMSVNADATHFIGCFGTIEFDDCLFEGMGDDATNVHGFYYSIRGISKDRELICRINTDIQSEYPEIPAVGDVIEFTRRTTLKPYKTLTVSGVEVFPSGEIVLSFNKDLPEGLEVWDLLANVSRMASLRFRNSIVRNNRARAILVQTRDVIISDNTFDHCTGTAIHVNCAEGWKESVCTDNVTVTRNQFLSCGLGAGAYKQASALVLMTESESSEGGVHRNFTFTDNFIYGNGVTGIDLSSLSGGLVRGNRFKAVSEAVRIHSETCEQIVVE; this is encoded by the coding sequence ATGTCCGGGATTTGGGACGCGACAGCGTTCGGGATTGAACCCGATACAGGAGCTGATGTCACCGATCGTATAAGGCTGTTTGTACAAGAAGGGTTGGCGAACGGAGCTCATACGTTTCAATTCAAGCCTGGGCGGTATGATATTGCAGACGACAAAGCCATTCATGATTGGGAAGCTTTTATGGTTGGGCAAGGCAATTGGGATTTAAACGAAAATACAGATCAGAAAAATGTACTCATTCATGTGGATGGTGTGGAGCGAATTGTTCTTGATTTCCACGGCTCGAGCTTGATATTTCATGGTTTAATTCAGCCCTTCTCCTTCAAAGGATGTAAGGAAGTTGTCTTACGTAATGTCTTCATAGACTGGGCCATACCCTTGTTCGCGCAAGGGGAAATCGTATCCGTTAATAGCAGCGGAATGGACATTCAGTTTGAATCAGAATATCCCGTTCAATCCGGAGTTCCCATTGCGGCTATGCTGAGTTATGCTCCCGAGAGCCCACATCCATTGCTCGGTAAGATTGATTGGTTTCATGTAGTAGAAAGCACAGAGCTAATTGCCCCGCAGAAATTGCGAGTGATATTGAAGGAGCAGGCTCGTTCACGAATGGTAGAAAAAGATGGTAGGGCTGCACCTGTAGTAGGAATGCATCTACTCGTTCGTCACCTTATGAACTATAAGGCTGCATTCTTATTCTATCAATGTGACCGAGTTGTTATGGATCGGGTAACGATTTATGCGGTACCAGGCATGGGAGTCATCGGGCATGGCTGTGGCGATGTCACAATGCACCGTTTGCGTATAGCAAGAAAGCCGGGGAGTAACCGGGTCATGAGTGTTAACGCAGATGCAACGCACTTTATCGGCTGTTTCGGGACAATTGAATTCGACGATTGTCTGTTCGAAGGAATGGGCGATGACGCAACTAATGTGCATGGCTTTTATTACAGTATTAGAGGAATTAGTAAGGATAGGGAATTGATATGTCGTATTAACACTGACATTCAGTCCGAGTATCCGGAAATTCCAGCGGTCGGTGATGTTATAGAGTTTACCCGTCGGACTACGCTGAAGCCTTACAAGACTTTAACAGTCAGCGGTGTTGAGGTATTCCCAAGTGGAGAAATAGTATTAAGCTTTAATAAAGATTTACCGGAGGGGCTAGAGGTATGGGATCTGTTGGCCAATGTCTCTAGAATGGCTTCGCTACGTTTCCGAAATAGCATCGTTCGGAATAATCGGGCTCGAGCTATCCTTGTCCAGACTCGTGATGTCATTATTTCGGATAATACCTTTGACCATTGCACCGGAACTGCTATCCATGTTAATTGTGCTGAAGGATGGAAGGAGTCGGTGTGCACGGATAATGTAACGGTAACGAGGAACCAGTTTCTATCCTGCGGCTTAGGAGCGGGAGCTTACAAGCAAGCATCGGCATTAGTGCTTATGACGGAAAGTGAGTCCTCGGAGGGGGGGGTTCACCGTAACTTCACCTTTACCGATAATTTTATTTATGGCAATGGTGTCACAGGAATCGACCTAAGCTCCTTAAGCGGCGGACTTGTGCGTGGCAATCGATTTAAGGCTGTAAGTGAGGCCGTTCGTATTCATTCCGAGACTTGTGAGCAGATAGTTGTAGAGTGA
- a CDS encoding ABC transporter permease, which produces MNNSLWTVMAFTIRNKIRSKSFIIMTVVLAILLIVVGNLPYLIEKLGGSDKATRVGYAEGQQPEIVQGIKDYYKLLPEPAVELVSIDSSEQLKAALEKGDIGGFLTFTDDSAKGFPKVTYNAKSAFSGGTSSSLTAALQSVKIDKIIKDAGMSDEQKRQLSEPILLDTQKVSFSNEKGKTEEEQGMAIGLTYAMIILLFMAVMISGQLIATEITAEKSSRVMEIIVTSVSPLKQMWGKIIGTFVVAIVQIVVLVGALVVNLLSPQNSEPLSKLGIDLKSVAPELLIYAILFYLAGFFLYATLFAAVGSIVSRTEDLGQALLPVTMLTLVGFYIAMFGLNQPDHILIQVCQYIPFFSPFLMFLRIGLAEPAWWEIVISIGILFASIIGIGWLSAKIYRVGVLMYGKRPSVKEIIKAMRAYKV; this is translated from the coding sequence ATGAATAATAGCTTATGGACAGTAATGGCGTTTACAATACGCAACAAGATTCGCAGCAAATCCTTCATCATTATGACGGTTGTTTTAGCGATATTACTTATCGTGGTTGGAAATCTTCCCTACTTAATCGAAAAGCTTGGCGGCAGTGACAAGGCGACTCGTGTTGGTTACGCTGAAGGCCAGCAGCCGGAAATCGTGCAAGGGATCAAGGACTACTATAAGCTACTTCCTGAACCAGCAGTTGAGCTCGTGTCCATTGATTCAAGTGAGCAATTAAAGGCAGCTTTGGAAAAAGGGGATATTGGAGGCTTTCTCACCTTCACAGACGACTCAGCGAAAGGGTTCCCTAAAGTCACCTACAATGCGAAGAGCGCCTTCTCAGGAGGAACCTCATCCTCTTTAACTGCAGCACTTCAGTCTGTGAAGATAGATAAAATTATTAAGGATGCCGGAATGTCCGATGAACAGAAGAGGCAGCTTTCGGAGCCGATATTGCTCGATACTCAGAAGGTCAGCTTTTCGAATGAGAAGGGCAAAACAGAGGAAGAGCAAGGAATGGCTATCGGTCTGACTTATGCAATGATTATTCTACTGTTCATGGCTGTTATGATTAGCGGACAATTGATCGCTACCGAGATCACGGCCGAGAAAAGCTCTCGTGTCATGGAAATCATCGTGACGAGCGTATCTCCACTTAAGCAGATGTGGGGTAAAATAATCGGTACATTCGTTGTAGCCATCGTCCAGATTGTTGTTCTTGTTGGAGCACTCGTTGTTAATTTATTGTCGCCTCAGAATTCGGAGCCCTTAAGCAAGCTTGGTATTGATTTGAAATCTGTTGCTCCCGAACTTCTTATCTATGCGATATTATTCTATCTAGCAGGATTCTTCCTATACGCAACATTATTCGCAGCAGTTGGTTCCATCGTTAGCCGTACAGAGGATCTCGGTCAAGCTTTACTACCGGTTACAATGCTTACTCTTGTCGGTTTCTATATTGCGATGTTCGGACTCAACCAACCTGACCATATTTTAATTCAAGTGTGCCAATATATTCCGTTCTTCTCTCCATTCCTTATGTTCTTGAGAATCGGATTGGCTGAACCGGCATGGTGGGAAATTGTAATCTCCATCGGTATCCTGTTCGCTTCTATCATCGGAATCGGCTGGCTCTCCGCCAAAATCTATCGCGTAGGCGTACTCATGTACGGCAAACGCCCATCTGTTAAAGAAATTATTAAAGCTATGCGAGCTTATAAGGTTTAG
- a CDS encoding ABC transporter ATP-binding protein, translating to MNSLKVDHIIKNYGEKTAVNSLSFDVSEGEIYGLLGANGAGKTTTMRMILGLIYPDKGDIRYLGKPYSHEQLSMLGYLPEERGMYPKIKVSDQIIYLAQLRGMSRKDADRNLKVWLDKFQVPEYYNKKVEELSKGNQQKIQFIAAVIHNPRILILDEAFSGLDPVNVELLKSTVKELRDGGTSIVFSTHRMEHVEELCRNITIMHKSNPVLQGPIKDIKKKFPQERVVVAADGAIAGLESLAGVRQVIRHEHGGYELKVSTPEAGQLILQHALSQGPITRFEVMEPTLNEIFIKTVGESNE from the coding sequence ATGAATTCTCTTAAAGTAGACCACATTATTAAAAATTATGGTGAAAAAACGGCAGTAAACAGCCTTAGCTTCGACGTTTCGGAGGGTGAGATTTACGGATTGCTGGGAGCTAATGGTGCCGGCAAAACGACGACAATGCGTATGATATTGGGACTTATTTATCCGGATAAGGGTGATATTCGCTACCTTGGTAAGCCTTACAGTCATGAGCAGCTCAGTATGCTAGGTTATTTGCCCGAGGAAAGAGGCATGTATCCCAAGATTAAAGTGAGTGACCAGATCATCTATCTAGCCCAGCTGCGCGGGATGTCTCGCAAGGACGCCGACCGGAATTTAAAGGTATGGCTGGATAAGTTCCAAGTACCCGAATATTACAACAAGAAGGTTGAAGAGCTTTCTAAAGGGAATCAACAGAAAATCCAGTTTATCGCAGCCGTTATTCATAACCCACGTATTTTGATTCTTGATGAAGCGTTCAGCGGACTAGATCCGGTTAACGTGGAATTGCTGAAATCGACAGTTAAAGAGCTTCGCGATGGGGGCACTAGCATTGTGTTCTCCACTCATCGTATGGAGCACGTTGAAGAGCTTTGCCGCAATATAACAATCATGCATAAGTCTAATCCGGTGCTGCAAGGACCGATAAAGGATATTAAGAAGAAATTCCCGCAGGAGAGAGTTGTCGTTGCGGCGGATGGAGCTATTGCGGGATTGGAATCGTTAGCAGGAGTAAGACAGGTCATTCGGCATGAGCATGGTGGTTACGAGCTGAAGGTTAGCACACCGGAAGCGGGTCAACTGATCCTTCAGCATGCTTTATCACAAGGACCGATTACTCGATTCGAAGTAATGGAACCGACATTGAACGAAATCTTCATTAAGACGGTAGGTGAGAGCAATGAATAA
- a CDS encoding type 2 periplasmic-binding domain-containing protein yields the protein MRKIKQSLSLVVCMLLVMSVLAACSSSNKEKDNSTPAPSTGTESASPTSEASPGEVSTDPISFDMFVNFSWYSLSWADPAAKSITSKTGVTLNITKPVSDDNQKMNIMLSNRQLPDFVLLDKTDPALQRMIEGGLLYSLEELIDQYAPEMRDVLPKEALANYKAADGKTYALVSFIEGEQYVEAAKKYNALVGSNQPTWSIRQDYWEEIGKPDISNPDAYIAAMEQIKAKHKNKIGFYTNANNVPNAKHLNVSAIVGLGTANQFGVQPLIKEGDALKSGLRSTEYQNVIKFLNKLSTKGILTKDSFIDTKDIFTQKINNGDAVSYAFTIGDGTKVPADNSSTSYAVMAPFDSYKQVRDGSGWTAIAIPKTNKDPKRAIQFLSFLSSEEGHKLTKWGVEGDTYVDAAQGPHYHMVDGKATYLPAYWADKQKDWNGVAEKNGLSEYWLTANSTWWNGPEWDATDKSFIEYNKMFGDHISYDPTLVGLELEPTSKLGIMEKKIIDLYASYYSKIIFAKDEAAALALYAEFIEKADKVGLAEIEQAWTDTYKAKMANR from the coding sequence ATGAGAAAGATAAAACAGAGCCTTTCATTGGTTGTATGCATGTTACTGGTTATGAGTGTATTAGCAGCGTGTTCTTCAAGTAATAAGGAAAAAGACAACTCAACTCCGGCTCCATCAACAGGTACCGAATCAGCAAGCCCAACGTCCGAAGCTTCGCCTGGAGAAGTATCAACTGATCCAATCTCATTCGACATGTTCGTCAATTTCTCTTGGTACTCTCTAAGCTGGGCTGATCCAGCAGCTAAAAGCATTACATCGAAAACAGGTGTAACTCTTAACATCACAAAGCCAGTATCTGATGATAATCAGAAAATGAATATTATGCTGTCCAATAGGCAGCTTCCTGACTTTGTGTTGCTTGATAAGACGGATCCTGCGCTTCAACGGATGATTGAAGGCGGATTGCTCTATTCACTGGAAGAGCTTATCGATCAATATGCGCCGGAAATGAGAGATGTTCTACCTAAGGAAGCCTTGGCTAACTATAAAGCAGCGGACGGAAAAACCTATGCGCTTGTCAGCTTTATTGAAGGAGAGCAATACGTAGAAGCGGCGAAGAAATATAATGCACTTGTTGGGTCTAATCAGCCGACTTGGTCCATTCGCCAAGACTATTGGGAAGAGATTGGCAAGCCTGATATTAGCAATCCAGATGCTTATATTGCTGCTATGGAGCAGATTAAGGCTAAGCATAAAAACAAAATCGGCTTCTATACGAACGCCAATAACGTTCCTAACGCTAAGCATTTGAACGTATCCGCTATCGTTGGTCTGGGTACTGCCAATCAGTTCGGTGTACAGCCTCTCATTAAGGAAGGCGATGCCCTTAAGTCTGGGTTGAGAAGCACCGAGTACCAGAATGTCATTAAGTTTCTAAACAAGCTATCGACTAAAGGAATTCTGACTAAGGATTCATTCATTGATACGAAGGACATTTTCACGCAAAAAATTAATAACGGCGATGCTGTATCCTACGCCTTTACGATTGGTGACGGAACAAAGGTGCCTGCTGATAATTCGAGCACTTCCTATGCAGTCATGGCACCATTCGACTCGTATAAGCAGGTTCGTGATGGAAGCGGCTGGACAGCCATTGCCATTCCTAAGACGAATAAAGATCCTAAGAGAGCGATACAGTTCCTATCCTTCCTTTCCTCAGAAGAAGGTCATAAGCTGACCAAATGGGGTGTAGAAGGGGACACTTACGTTGATGCTGCACAAGGTCCGCACTACCATATGGTTGATGGCAAAGCGACTTACTTACCAGCTTATTGGGCTGATAAGCAGAAAGACTGGAATGGCGTAGCTGAGAAGAATGGTCTATCAGAATACTGGTTAACCGCTAACTCAACATGGTGGAATGGACCAGAATGGGATGCGACTGACAAGAGCTTCATTGAGTATAACAAGATGTTTGGCGATCATATTAGCTACGATCCAACATTAGTCGGGTTGGAATTGGAGCCTACTAGTAAGCTTGGCATCATGGAGAAGAAAATTATCGATCTATATGCTAGCTACTATTCCAAAATTATTTTTGCTAAGGATGAGGCTGCTGCTTTAGCTTTATATGCAGAATTCATCGAGAAAGCAGATAAGGTCGGGCTAGCAGAAATTGAGCAAGCTTGGACGGATACGTATAAGGCTAAAATGGCTAACCGATAA
- a CDS encoding glycoside hydrolase family 36 protein produces MERIQEHSYTIDGVPLGASSSLTTVKEEEGLDRVIIELSFPEEVVPPVIKLSWLHPIHDIQHFWHPGSGRNRGLSADWASGIKTRATYNAPVGCLFNNTGRNRLTFAFSDALNPLLLKAGVNEETAVFKCEVALFGEQAAPIKSYRAELTVDTRDIPYYDALAAVEQWWSAMPGYEPAIVPESALVPMYSTWYSFHQQLSPQEIENQCKLAYELGCGAVIVDDGWQTSDNNRGYAYCGDWEVSEDKLPAMKEHVARVHELGMDYLLWYSVPFVGKQSRVWQSLQDKMLYVNEELGAGIVDPRYPEVREYLLHTYEQAVKDWDLDGLKLDFVDTFRLPDRTEVVGEGRTILQIQPEMDYSSVPEAVDRLLSDVITRLQAIKPSILIEFRQSYTGPLMRKYGNIFRATDCPSDSLTNRVRTLDLRLISGNTAIHSDMIMWHPQEAVASAALQIINVLFSVPQISVRIDQLPADHQEMLAFWLRFWKEHRDVLLEGRLEPEHPEMLFPLVKASKEKQTLIAFYTRSIVSLEQDDISYTIVNGTLYESMVIDVRAELGERTLRIQNCMGVIVSESKRQLGKGLHEIAVPPAGLFSIVK; encoded by the coding sequence ATGGAACGCATACAAGAGCATTCTTATACCATTGACGGTGTGCCTTTAGGAGCGAGCTCTTCCTTAACGACAGTTAAGGAAGAGGAGGGTCTCGATCGGGTTATTATCGAGCTCAGCTTTCCAGAAGAGGTCGTTCCACCTGTTATTAAGCTGTCATGGTTACATCCCATTCATGATATCCAGCATTTCTGGCATCCAGGCTCCGGACGTAACCGAGGGTTATCGGCGGACTGGGCCTCAGGTATAAAGACAAGGGCAACCTACAATGCCCCTGTCGGCTGCCTGTTTAACAATACGGGTAGAAATCGCTTAACGTTCGCTTTCTCAGACGCCTTAAATCCCCTGCTTCTCAAGGCAGGGGTGAATGAGGAAACAGCTGTTTTTAAGTGTGAAGTTGCCTTATTCGGAGAGCAAGCAGCTCCAATCAAGAGTTATCGCGCAGAGCTAACTGTTGATACTCGTGATATTCCCTATTACGATGCATTGGCTGCGGTTGAACAATGGTGGAGTGCTATGCCGGGCTATGAGCCTGCAATTGTTCCAGAATCTGCATTAGTGCCTATGTACTCTACGTGGTACAGCTTCCATCAGCAATTATCGCCGCAAGAGATAGAGAACCAATGCAAGCTAGCCTATGAGTTAGGCTGCGGGGCAGTAATTGTCGACGATGGCTGGCAAACCTCTGATAATAACAGAGGATATGCCTATTGCGGGGATTGGGAGGTTAGCGAGGATAAGCTACCAGCTATGAAGGAGCACGTTGCGCGTGTTCATGAGCTGGGCATGGATTACTTGCTATGGTACTCGGTTCCTTTTGTAGGTAAGCAAAGTCGCGTATGGCAAAGCTTGCAGGATAAAATGCTCTATGTGAATGAGGAGTTAGGCGCGGGCATTGTAGATCCAAGATACCCAGAGGTTAGGGAATATTTACTCCATACTTATGAGCAGGCGGTTAAAGATTGGGATTTGGACGGATTAAAGCTAGACTTCGTTGATACGTTCAGATTGCCTGACCGTACCGAAGTTGTGGGAGAAGGGCGGACGATACTCCAAATCCAACCGGAAATGGACTACAGCTCTGTCCCTGAAGCAGTGGATCGATTATTGAGTGATGTCATCACTCGATTGCAGGCTATCAAGCCTTCTATTCTAATCGAATTTAGACAGAGCTACACGGGTCCTCTGATGCGCAAATACGGCAATATTTTCCGAGCGACGGATTGCCCAAGTGACTCGCTGACCAATCGTGTTCGAACTCTGGATTTAAGGCTTATCTCAGGGAATACAGCTATCCACTCGGATATGATCATGTGGCATCCACAGGAGGCGGTGGCATCAGCCGCCTTACAGATCATCAATGTACTATTTTCGGTGCCACAAATTTCGGTGCGTATCGACCAATTACCGGCTGATCATCAGGAGATGCTAGCATTCTGGTTAAGGTTCTGGAAGGAACATCGTGACGTGCTGCTTGAAGGGCGACTTGAGCCTGAACATCCAGAAATGCTCTTCCCACTCGTCAAAGCCTCTAAGGAGAAGCAAACATTGATCGCATTCTATACTCGAAGCATTGTGAGCTTGGAGCAGGACGATATCTCTTATACGATCGTTAATGGAACTTTGTACGAAAGCATGGTTATAGACGTTCGGGCAGAACTAGGTGAACGGACCCTGAGGATACAGAACTGTATGGGCGTAATCGTATCGGAGAGTAAGCGGCAGTTAGGTAAAGGGCTACATGAAATCGCAGTTCCGCCAGCAGGCTTATTCTCGATAGTAAAGTAA